A single window of Cellulomonas sp. NTE-D12 DNA harbors:
- a CDS encoding GGDEF domain-containing protein, with the protein MVQWLTAEDAREQGPPAARSAGVPELATAAKRLGYAASLDEVGTVATVCAKEVLAAQHAALLRIEQQTCRVLAVAPGLRDTREIDMSRAEFRAEDRPALNSLIRDRLPWVASAYDEDGTPFPPGDPRAGDEVEVETLLALGAAAAMAVPVEVNGTVWGEVYVTRNAPGERFGPTELAAATVLAGLVGGAVARVDLEAQVRHLVADDPLTGLVNRRIADAAAEHALASGGETCIVMCDVDGLKRVNDELGHDAGDDLLRAVADVLRRISEGLPGATAARLGGDEFCVITSGHPLATVREVTARTVDTFPLPHAATLSFGISSTAIAGAVPASQLFRRADQAQYRAKRAHARVRAAAGPVTADPAVTAERLVVSVSAALADVRGGPVARLCALAAAAADTLGAGEWAVLRRRDDDESADTVARGGDDGSRGEHVRLEAAYGTWLIEVSASATAAIAEPVPTTLTALTALAVVGAA; encoded by the coding sequence GTGGTCCAGTGGCTCACCGCTGAGGACGCGCGCGAGCAGGGTCCGCCCGCGGCGCGTTCCGCAGGCGTGCCCGAGCTGGCCACGGCCGCGAAGCGGCTGGGCTACGCCGCGAGCCTGGACGAGGTCGGCACCGTCGCGACGGTGTGCGCCAAGGAGGTCCTCGCCGCCCAGCACGCCGCGCTGCTGCGCATCGAGCAGCAGACCTGCCGCGTGCTCGCCGTCGCGCCCGGTCTGCGGGACACCCGCGAGATCGACATGTCCCGTGCCGAGTTCCGGGCCGAGGACCGGCCGGCGCTGAACAGCCTGATCCGCGACCGTCTCCCGTGGGTGGCCAGCGCGTACGACGAGGACGGCACCCCGTTCCCGCCCGGTGACCCGCGTGCGGGCGACGAGGTGGAGGTGGAGACGCTGCTCGCGCTCGGCGCCGCCGCCGCGATGGCCGTCCCCGTCGAGGTGAACGGCACCGTGTGGGGCGAGGTGTACGTCACCCGCAACGCACCCGGAGAACGGTTCGGGCCCACCGAGCTCGCGGCGGCGACCGTGCTGGCCGGCCTCGTCGGGGGTGCCGTGGCCCGGGTGGACCTCGAGGCGCAGGTGCGGCACCTGGTCGCCGACGACCCGCTGACGGGTCTGGTGAACCGGCGGATCGCCGATGCCGCCGCCGAGCACGCCCTCGCCTCCGGGGGCGAGACGTGCATCGTCATGTGCGACGTCGACGGCCTCAAGCGGGTCAACGACGAGCTGGGCCACGACGCCGGCGACGACCTGCTCCGTGCCGTGGCCGACGTGCTCCGCCGCATCTCCGAGGGCCTGCCCGGTGCGACCGCCGCCCGGCTCGGTGGCGACGAGTTCTGCGTGATCACGTCCGGCCACCCGCTGGCGACGGTGCGCGAGGTGACCGCCCGCACGGTCGACACGTTCCCGCTGCCGCACGCCGCCACCCTGTCGTTCGGCATCTCGTCCACTGCCATCGCTGGCGCGGTCCCGGCCAGCCAGCTGTTCCGCCGCGCCGACCAGGCGCAGTACCGCGCCAAGCGGGCACACGCACGGGTGCGGGCGGCCGCCGGACCGGTGACCGCCGACCCTGCGGTGACGGCGGAGCGCCTGGTGGTGAGCGTGTCGGCGGCGCTCGCCGACGTGCGGGGTGGACCGGTGGCTCGGCTGTGCGCGCTGGCGGCCGCGGCGGCGGACACCCTCGGCGCCGGCGAGTGGGCCGTGCTGCGGCGGCGGGACGACGACGAGTCGGCGGACACGGTGGCCCGCGGTGGCGACGACGGCAGCAGGGGCGAGCACGTCCGCCTCGAGGCGGCGTACGGCACGTGGCTGATCGAGGTGTCCGCGTCGGCGACCGCCGCGATCGCCGAACCGGTGCCGACCACGCTCACGGCGCTCACGGCGCTCGCGGTGGTCGGCGCCGCCTGA
- a CDS encoding redoxin domain-containing protein, whose protein sequence is MSTSTARLPRVRASELVGRGWLNTGGRTVTLADLRGKVVVLDFWTFCCINCLHVLDELRDLEARFSDVLVTVGVHSPKFVHEADPAALAAAVQRYEVHHPVLDDPELVTWQAYTARAWPTLVVIDPEGYVVAQLAGEGHAHNLEALVGELVTEHEAKGTLRRGDGPVVIPEPEPGTLRFPARAIVLPDGHLLVADAGHHGLAELEADGETLVRRIGVGTRGLVDGGPDEARFAEPNGLALLPEGLRATVGWEVLVADTANHVLRGVRLSDGTVTTVAGTGTQFLVGAPDNVVEGVLGGGAAGADRRGVGYDGPATGVRLSSPWDVVWFEPWQAFAVAMAGHHTLWAFDPVAGTVRHAAGTMTEGLLDGPAREAWFAQPSGLAVDEGGRLWVADSETSALRVVEGGRVRTLVGEGLFDFGHVDGPAAQARLQHPLGVATLPDGTVLVADTYNGAIRRYDAVTEEVSTVATGLAEPSGLVVLADDASAPQLLVVESAVHRLVRVPLPAGVGRRVDDGAHRTQRPVTVLAPGQVRLDVVFTPAPGQKQDDRYGPSTRLRVSSSPAGLLLDGAGDDVPLTRVLTLDPVVGEGVLHVTAQAASCDADPAIEYPACHLASQDWGVPVRLEAGAPDVLTLPLLG, encoded by the coding sequence GTGAGCACCAGCACCGCCCGTCTGCCCCGTGTCCGTGCGTCCGAGCTCGTCGGGCGCGGGTGGCTGAACACCGGGGGACGGACGGTCACCCTCGCGGACCTGCGGGGCAAGGTGGTGGTGCTCGACTTCTGGACGTTCTGCTGCATCAACTGCCTGCACGTCCTGGACGAGCTGCGGGACCTCGAGGCGCGGTTCTCGGACGTGCTGGTGACCGTCGGGGTGCACTCGCCGAAGTTCGTGCACGAGGCCGATCCGGCGGCCCTCGCGGCCGCCGTGCAGCGGTACGAGGTGCACCACCCGGTGCTGGACGACCCCGAGCTGGTCACGTGGCAGGCGTACACGGCCCGCGCCTGGCCGACGCTGGTGGTGATCGACCCCGAGGGGTACGTCGTCGCGCAGCTGGCCGGCGAGGGGCACGCGCACAACCTCGAGGCGCTGGTCGGCGAGCTGGTGACCGAGCACGAGGCGAAGGGCACGCTGCGCCGCGGCGACGGGCCGGTGGTGATCCCGGAGCCGGAGCCCGGGACGCTCCGGTTCCCGGCGCGAGCGATCGTGCTGCCCGACGGGCACCTGCTGGTGGCGGACGCCGGGCACCACGGGCTCGCGGAGCTGGAGGCGGATGGCGAGACGCTGGTGCGGCGGATCGGCGTCGGCACGCGCGGACTCGTGGACGGCGGTCCCGACGAGGCGCGCTTCGCCGAGCCGAACGGGCTGGCCCTGCTGCCGGAGGGCCTGCGGGCGACGGTGGGCTGGGAGGTGCTCGTGGCGGACACCGCCAACCACGTGCTGCGCGGCGTGCGGCTGTCCGACGGGACGGTGACCACGGTGGCCGGTACCGGGACGCAGTTCCTGGTCGGCGCCCCGGACAACGTGGTGGAGGGCGTGCTGGGCGGCGGAGCGGCCGGCGCGGACCGGCGCGGTGTCGGGTACGACGGGCCCGCGACGGGCGTGCGGCTGTCGTCGCCGTGGGACGTCGTGTGGTTCGAGCCGTGGCAGGCGTTCGCCGTGGCGATGGCCGGGCACCACACCCTGTGGGCGTTCGACCCGGTGGCCGGGACCGTGCGGCACGCCGCCGGCACCATGACCGAGGGGCTGCTGGACGGGCCCGCCCGTGAGGCGTGGTTCGCCCAGCCCTCAGGCCTGGCGGTGGACGAGGGCGGACGGCTCTGGGTCGCGGACTCCGAGACCTCGGCGCTGCGCGTGGTGGAGGGCGGCAGGGTGCGCACGCTGGTCGGCGAGGGGCTGTTCGACTTCGGTCACGTGGACGGTCCTGCCGCACAGGCCCGACTGCAGCACCCGCTCGGCGTCGCCACGCTGCCGGACGGCACCGTGCTGGTCGCCGACACGTACAACGGTGCGATCCGCCGGTACGACGCCGTCACCGAGGAGGTCAGCACCGTCGCCACGGGACTGGCCGAGCCGAGCGGGCTCGTCGTGCTGGCCGACGACGCCTCGGCACCGCAGCTGCTGGTCGTCGAGTCCGCCGTCCACCGGCTGGTCCGCGTGCCGCTGCCGGCGGGGGTCGGCCGGCGGGTCGACGACGGTGCGCACCGCACCCAGCGGCCCGTGACCGTCCTCGCACCGGGACAGGTGCGGCTGGACGTCGTCTTCACCCCCGCCCCTGGTCAGAAGCAGGACGACCGGTACGGGCCGTCGACGCGGCTGCGCGTCTCGTCGTCCCCCGCCGGGCTGCTGCTCGACGGCGCGGGTGACGACGTGCCGCTGACCAGGGTGCTCACGCTCGACCCCGTCGTCGGCGAGGGCGTGCTGCACGTGACCGCGCAGGCCGCGTCCTGCGACGCCGACCCGGCGATCGAGTACCCGGCGTGTCACCTGGCCAGCCAGGACTGGGGCGTGCCGGTACGGCTCGAGGCCGGTGCGCCCGACGTGCTGACGCTGCCGCTGCTGGGCTGA
- a CDS encoding alpha/beta fold hydrolase — MTSQTDSQLGDLDQYVALPRLSGLRLSPDGTRLVTAVATLDTKGTRYVTALWEVDPSGARPARRLTRSGRGESSAAFTPDGDLLFTSARPDPDAESGKDGSDDDVAALWLLPHDGAEARVVAHRHSGLGDVHVAADAGVLLVASDVLPTAQDAADDEKLRTERKDAKVAAILHDSYPVRYWDHDLGPQSPHWFVGRVTPGLVAPAAGVAEPRVELTDVTPAARAALVEQRGDVTPDGTTVVTTWAVPVRAAEVRTQLVAIDVASGERRVLVADEGFDVLDPVVSPDGRWVAFGRETISTPLRAPRVDLAVVPVAGGPVRPLTDGWDRWPSGAVWLPGSDGLLVVADDDGRGPVFHVDLASGAVRRVTSDAAAFSDLQVAPDGATAYALRSSYTAPPHAVRIDLARAAATGAPVAAEPLPGPAPLPELPGRLEELRVPAADGTPLRAWLALPHTAGPDRPAPLLLWIHGGPLGTWNAWSWRWNPWLLVAHGYAVVLPDPGLSTGYGQEFVQRGWGAWGAEPFTDLMTVTDAVVARADVDASRTAAMGGSFGGYMANWVAGHTDRFRAIVSHAGLWALDQFGPTTDAAYYWQREMTPQMTADNSPHASVGAITTPMLVIHGDKDYRVPVGEALRLWYQLLSSSALAADDDGRTPHRFLYFPDENHWVLSPRNATVWYGTVLAFLSEHVLGEPTPYPRLLG, encoded by the coding sequence ATGACCTCGCAGACCGACAGCCAGCTCGGCGATCTCGACCAGTACGTGGCGCTGCCGCGCCTGTCCGGCCTGCGCCTCTCACCGGACGGCACGCGCCTGGTCACCGCCGTCGCCACCCTGGACACCAAGGGCACCCGGTACGTCACCGCCCTGTGGGAGGTGGACCCGAGCGGCGCCCGGCCGGCTCGTCGCCTCACCCGCAGCGGCCGCGGCGAGTCGAGTGCGGCGTTCACGCCGGACGGCGACCTGCTGTTCACCTCCGCCCGCCCCGACCCGGACGCCGAGTCTGGCAAGGACGGGTCCGATGACGACGTCGCGGCGCTGTGGCTGCTGCCGCACGACGGTGCCGAGGCCCGCGTGGTGGCCCATCGGCACTCCGGCCTGGGCGACGTGCACGTCGCGGCCGACGCCGGGGTGCTGCTGGTCGCGTCCGACGTGCTGCCGACGGCGCAGGACGCCGCCGACGACGAGAAGCTGCGCACCGAGCGCAAGGACGCCAAGGTGGCGGCGATCCTGCACGACTCGTACCCGGTCCGGTACTGGGACCACGACCTCGGACCGCAGTCGCCGCACTGGTTCGTCGGACGTGTCACGCCCGGGCTGGTCGCACCCGCCGCCGGTGTCGCCGAGCCACGTGTGGAGCTGACGGACGTCACGCCGGCCGCGCGCGCGGCGCTCGTCGAGCAGCGCGGCGACGTCACGCCGGACGGGACGACGGTGGTCACCACCTGGGCCGTTCCGGTGCGCGCGGCGGAGGTGCGCACGCAGCTGGTGGCGATCGACGTCGCCTCCGGTGAGCGGCGGGTGCTGGTGGCGGACGAGGGCTTCGACGTCCTCGACCCGGTGGTGTCGCCGGACGGCCGGTGGGTGGCGTTCGGCCGCGAGACGATCTCGACGCCGCTGCGGGCGCCGCGGGTGGACCTCGCCGTGGTTCCGGTCGCGGGTGGCCCGGTGCGGCCGCTCACCGACGGCTGGGACCGGTGGCCGTCCGGTGCGGTGTGGCTGCCGGGCTCGGACGGGCTGCTCGTGGTGGCCGACGACGACGGCCGTGGGCCGGTGTTCCACGTCGACCTCGCGTCCGGCGCGGTGCGCCGCGTGACGTCCGACGCCGCCGCCTTCAGCGACCTGCAGGTGGCCCCCGACGGTGCGACGGCCTACGCGCTGCGCTCGTCGTACACGGCCCCGCCGCACGCCGTCCGCATCGACCTCGCCCGCGCCGCCGCCACCGGCGCCCCGGTCGCCGCCGAACCGCTCCCCGGGCCGGCGCCGCTCCCCGAGCTGCCGGGACGCCTCGAGGAGCTCCGGGTCCCGGCCGCCGACGGCACGCCGCTGCGCGCCTGGCTGGCCCTGCCGCACACCGCCGGCCCGGACCGCCCGGCGCCGCTGCTGCTGTGGATCCACGGCGGTCCGCTCGGCACGTGGAACGCCTGGTCGTGGCGCTGGAACCCGTGGCTGCTGGTCGCCCACGGCTACGCGGTGGTGCTCCCCGACCCGGGGCTGTCCACCGGGTACGGGCAGGAGTTCGTGCAGCGGGGCTGGGGTGCCTGGGGTGCCGAGCCGTTCACGGACCTGATGACCGTCACCGACGCGGTGGTGGCGCGGGCGGACGTGGACGCGTCGCGGACGGCCGCGATGGGCGGCTCGTTCGGCGGGTACATGGCCAACTGGGTGGCCGGGCACACCGACCGGTTCCGGGCGATCGTCAGCCACGCCGGCCTGTGGGCGCTCGACCAGTTCGGCCCCACCACGGACGCCGCGTACTACTGGCAGCGCGAGATGACCCCGCAGATGACGGCGGACAACTCCCCGCACGCGTCCGTCGGCGCGATCACCACCCCGATGCTGGTGATCCACGGCGACAAGGACTATCGCGTGCCGGTCGGCGAGGCGCTGCGCCTCTGGTACCAGCTGCTGTCGTCGTCGGCCCTCGCCGCGGACGACGACGGCCGCACGCCCCACCGGTTCCTCTACTTCCCGGACGAGAACCACTGGGTGCTGTCGCCGCGCAACGCGACCGTCTGGTACGGCACCGTGCTGGCGTTCCTCTCCGAGCACGTCCTCGGCGAGCCGACCCCGTACCCCCGCCTGCTCGGCTGA
- a CDS encoding helix-turn-helix domain-containing protein — MTRRAAGADPGRSPLPTETSRSTAAEPTSRLRDAHERFVSTGSAPARLVRRVVVDSWRRSARIGIDPDRVSAPVDLSDPELAAVRRSHPLAAGIPTARRLLLQPDAGWVAALTDHTGRLLWVEGDRSVRRSIEQIGFVEGGVWREDTAGTNAPGTALATDAEVQVVGAEHWARSVHPWSCAAAPVHAPDGRVVGVLDVTGGPAAGTPMAMSLVRATAAVLEAGLAALPAGGRLPGGAGAGLGAQPVDVHEPRLQVLGAHAGVLHLPVDAGGGRVRLSRRHTEILLLLAEHPAGLSGDELAVLLSEDELSDVTVRAEVSRLRRAVGPLLSESRPYRLTRALRTDTDTVRDALALGDTAAALAAYAGPVLPRSEAPGVDRVRADLSTDVRAAVLASRDAELLCRWVASDEGADDWAVWRALAACTPSGSAAHLRAVARLHAVEQRLG; from the coding sequence GTGACCCGACGCGCAGCGGGTGCCGACCCGGGCCGGTCCCCGCTCCCGACCGAGACGAGCCGGTCCACAGCGGCCGAGCCGACCTCGAGGCTGCGCGACGCGCACGAGCGATTCGTCAGCACCGGTAGCGCGCCGGCTCGGCTGGTCCGACGGGTCGTCGTCGACTCGTGGCGGCGCAGCGCACGCATCGGCATCGACCCGGACCGGGTCAGCGCGCCGGTGGACCTGTCGGACCCCGAGCTGGCGGCGGTCCGCCGGTCCCATCCGCTGGCGGCCGGCATCCCGACGGCCCGCCGGCTGCTGCTGCAGCCCGACGCCGGCTGGGTCGCGGCGCTGACGGACCACACCGGCCGGCTGCTGTGGGTCGAGGGGGACCGGTCGGTGCGGCGGTCGATCGAGCAGATCGGGTTCGTCGAGGGCGGGGTGTGGCGGGAGGACACCGCCGGCACCAACGCCCCCGGCACCGCGTTGGCCACCGATGCCGAGGTGCAGGTGGTCGGTGCGGAGCACTGGGCGCGGTCCGTGCACCCGTGGAGCTGCGCGGCGGCACCGGTGCACGCGCCGGACGGCCGGGTGGTCGGTGTGCTGGACGTCACCGGGGGACCGGCGGCGGGTACGCCGATGGCGATGTCCCTGGTCAGGGCGACCGCGGCGGTACTCGAGGCGGGGCTCGCGGCACTGCCCGCGGGCGGACGCCTGCCGGGTGGAGCGGGTGCGGGCCTGGGTGCGCAGCCGGTGGACGTGCACGAGCCGCGGCTGCAGGTGCTCGGCGCGCACGCCGGGGTGCTGCACCTGCCCGTGGACGCCGGGGGTGGGCGCGTGCGGCTGTCCCGCCGGCACACCGAGATCCTGCTGCTGCTCGCCGAGCACCCCGCGGGGCTGTCCGGTGACGAGCTGGCCGTGCTGCTGTCCGAGGACGAGCTCTCGGACGTCACCGTGCGGGCCGAGGTGTCGCGGCTGCGCCGTGCCGTCGGACCGCTGCTGTCCGAGTCGCGCCCGTACCGGCTGACCCGCGCCCTGCGCACCGACACCGACACGGTGCGGGACGCGCTGGCACTGGGGGACACCGCCGCCGCGCTCGCCGCCTATGCCGGGCCGGTGCTGCCGCGGTCGGAGGCGCCGGGCGTCGACCGGGTGCGTGCCGACCTGTCCACCGACGTGCGGGCGGCGGTGCTCGCCTCGCGGGACGCGGAACTGCTGTGCCGGTGGGTCGCGTCCGACGAGGGCGCCGACGACTGGGCCGTCTGGCGTGCGCTGGCGGCGTGCACCCCGTCGGGGT
- a CDS encoding DUF6458 family protein, which yields MYIGGGITLLVIGAILSFGVRDSISGVNLTVIGYILMAAGVLAIILSIIFNAQRTNTTHREVIERHDDRPLPPV from the coding sequence ATGTACATCGGAGGCGGCATCACGCTGCTGGTGATCGGCGCGATCCTGTCGTTCGGCGTCCGGGACAGCATCTCCGGCGTGAACCTCACGGTGATCGGCTACATCCTGATGGCGGCGGGCGTCCTGGCGATCATCCTGTCGATCATCTTCAACGCCCAGCGCACCAACACCACGCACCGCGAGGTGATCGAGCGGCACGACGACCGTCCGCTGCCGCCCGTCTGA